The genomic segment ATAAGTATCTTTCATTAAAATATTTTGAGAAAAAATCGGATTCAATTATATATAATACATTTATATTTTGTATAATGAAATTATGCAAGTTATAGCATAAAGAATAGTGTTTGTTTATATATCTCTAGCTATTTTAATTTACTTATTTAAGCCAAGTAATATTAATATTTTATCATCTAATAAATAGATCAAATAATATTATTATGAAATTTTATTTAAAATAAATAAAAGAGATTATATAATTATTATCAATTGATAACGAGGTGGATGTTGGCTATTAATTTTTTAGTAGTAAGATAACATAATTTGAAGTGATTCAAGAAATACTACAATTGTTAAAATAAGGTGAGTAATATTAAAATTAGGTTAAGTTTTTTAAAAAGAGTTTAAAAGTGTTACAAAATAGAATATACTTGTTACTGGATTATGATATTTAACAATATGTCGAATATTTATATTTTATAGGGAGATGTGATAATATGTTTAATTTAAATCCAAAAGAAGATAAGTTCTATAAAATGTTTATAGAAGCTGCACAAAATGTAGAGGAAGGTGCAAAAGTATTAAGAGAAAGCCTAAACTCATTATCCAATATTGAACTTAATGTTAGCAAGATCGAAGAATTAGAACATAACGGTGATAGATTAGTAAATGTTATGGTTAAAGAATTAAATGATTCATTTATAACTCCTTTTGATAGAGAAGATATTTATCTATTGATTAAAAGGTTAGATGATATTTTAGATTTAATCAACTCAACAATACATAGATTTGTAATGTTTAACGTTACTAAAAGTACAGAACCAGCAAAATATTTAGCTGATATGATAATAAAGTGTACAAAACTCATATCTGAATTAATGGATGAACTTCATTTAATAGGTGGCAAAAATAGCATAAATCAAAAAATACTAACAATAAACCAAATAGAAAGTGAAGTAGATCGTTTATTTAGAAATACAGTAGGTGATTTGTTTAGAAATGAAAAAGATCCTATAGAAATTATAAAATGGAAAGAAATATATCAAATATTAGAAAACACTATTGATAAGTGTGAAAAAATTGCAAATATTGTAGAGGGAGTTGTCATTAAGAATGTTTAGTACTATGACTATAACAGTATTAATAGTAATTACAGTATTAATATTTGACTTTATCAATGGATTCCATGATACAGCAACAGCGGTAGCTACTTCTATAACAACAAGGGCACTTAAACCGCAAACAGCTATAGTAATATGTGCAATTTTTAATTTCATTGGTGCATTCGCAGGAACAGCGGTTGCAAAAACTGTAGGAGAAAACATAGTAAGTCATAATTCTATGCCTCAATGGGTTATATTAGGAGTTTTAATTTCAGCAATAATATGGAACATAATAACATGGTATTTTGGTATTCCAAGTAGTTCATCTCATGCGTTAATAGGTGCACTAGTTGGTGGCGGAATAGCTTATAATTTGAGATTTGATGTAGTAAATTGGTATAATCTTTTTCATGATGTAGTAATATGGATATTTATTGCACCAATTATTGGTTTCACAGTTGGATACATATTAATGATATTGCTGAATTGGATATTAAAGCCATTTAAGCCTGGAATAATAAATAAAATCTTTTTGAAATTACAAGTTGTTGCTGGTTCACTTATGGCATTAAATCATGGAAGTAATGATGCTCAAAAGTCTATGGGATTAATAACTATGGCGTTATTAAGTGGTGGACTTATCAGCACATTTGAAGTGCCAACATGGGTTATAGCATGTTGTGCTATAGCTATGGCTCTTGGAACAGCATCTGGAGGAAAAAAAATTATCAAAACAATGGGAAGTGGAATGGCAAAATTAACACCAGTAAATGGATTTGCGGCTCAAACAGGAGGCGCAGCTGTAATATTTTTAGCAACACTATTTCACGCTCCAGTAAGTACAACTCACATTATTTCAACAACTGTAATGGGAGTAGGAGCCTCTAAAAGAATTAAATCTGTAAAGTGGGGAGTTGCTCAAAATATAGTTTGGGCTTGGATTTTAACTATTCCAATAACAGCAGCTCTTTCAGCATTTATTATATTTATAGCTAAGCTGTTTATGTAAGCATTTGAGCAATAAGCTCGAGACGCTTATGCTAAAATCATATATATGCAATAAATGATATTTTAAAATAATAAACCTATAGATTTCATATAACTGAGATTTATAGGTTTATTTTTATATTATATGAATAATTTATTAATATAAAGATAATCAATGTAATATTATATGGAGGCAGAATGAGCAGTTTGACTTATGAAGAGTTGATACTTCTAGACAATCTGATATATTTGAAATGGGATATAAAAGAAAACGAAAAACTTATAAATCTTGTAGATAATTTATTGAAAAGTGATAATTTTGACTATCTTATGAACGCTATTGGAGATTGTATAATAAGAATGGATACAAAAGAATGGATAATGATATTAAATCAAATAAAAGTTAAACCAAATTTAAAGAATCTAAGAATTAAAAATGTAAATAGTTATAATAATGGAATGGAGTATGCATGTTTCTTAAGCGAAGAGGGAAATGCAACAGTAATTTTTAGGGGAACAGCTACAACAAAAGAGTGGAATGATAATGGCAAAGGTGCTTATGAATATGATACACTGGAACAAATAGAGGCCTTAAAATATATAAATAGCCTTGAATATAGTGATATTACGGTTACTGGCCATTCTAAGGGAGGGAACAAGGCTCAATACGTATCAATATTTTCTCCTAAGGTAAGTAAATGTGTTTCTATTAATGGACAAGGATTTTCAAAAGAGTTTATAAGTAGGTATGAAGAAGAGATTAGCAAAAACAAGGAAAAGATTATATCTATAAATGCAAAATATGATTATGTAAACTGTTTATTTAATTCGATATCAGAAAAGAATATATATATAAAAACCGATATTCAGATTAACCCATTTGATTACCATAAGGCAAGTGTGCTTTTAGACGAAAATGGCAATTTAAGAGATGAGACAAACGAAGCTGAATTTTCAAAAATAATTAATTACTTTTCTTCTAGTATAATATCAAATTTGCCCGATAATTTAAGATATTTAGTGATAGATGGCATAGTTAATGTAATAGAGCTCATATTGTGTAGGACGGATGGTAAGGATAATCTATTTAAATCATTAGGTGAATATTTAATAATGTTTTGCCATGATGATTGTTCTAACTATAAAGAATTTTTTAGTATAGGATATGCTGTATCAGAGATATTAATATTACCATTATTCTTTTGGAAGGATTTTGTTATTATAGAGGAAAGCAATTCAAAGGAATTGCTTAATAATGTAGTAGTAAGAATGAAGTTATTAGAAAGTATGGCGGTAAAAAAATTGCAAATAATAGATAAGAGCCAAATAGAGTTAATACAGAGCATGTCGAGTTCAGTTGATGAGCTAATATATAGGATTGAGAATGAAATTTAGAGGTATAAAAAATAGTATTGAAAGAAATGGAGTAAATAAATGATTAAAAATTTATTGACATTATCGGGTTTTGCTTTAATCTCTACATTAATATATCTAGATAATAAAATTATAAAATTATCTAAATATGAAATAAAAAGTAATAAGATTCCAAAAGAATTTAATAAATTTAAAATAGTTCATTTATCAGATTTTCATAACTATAATTTTATCGGGAAAGATAATTCCCAAGTAATTAAAAAAATTCATGCTGAAGCTCCAAATATTATCGTTATGACTGGAGACATGGTTAATAAATATGATAAAGACTTTAGTATTTTTTTTAAGTTAGCAGAAACTTTGAGTAAAAGTTATAAAATATATTATATTATAGGTAACCATGAACAGAGATTAAAAAAGCACGATTTAGATTTTATCATAAAAAGGCTGAGTGAATTTAATATAACTATATTAAATGATGAAAAAATCACTATTGAAGAAAAGGGTAGTTGTCTTAATATTTATGGAATAAATATCCCTCTTTCATTTTATAAAACAAGAAATAGGCCGTCAAATATAGAAGAAGTAATTGGAAAAGTATTGAAAAGGTGCGATTCCGAAGAATATAATATATTATTAGCTCACAATCCGCTATATTTTAAAGCATATACAAAATTTGATATAGATTTAGTTTTATCAGGACATGTTCATGGAGGAATGATCAGATTACCATTTATAGGTGGAATACTTTCTCCAGAAAGAAAATTTTTCCCCAAGTATAAAAGTGGAATTTATGCAATAGATATGAAAAAGCTTATTGTAAGTAGAGGAATGGGACATAGTAAACCTGGTATAAGATTATTTAATATGCCAGAAATATTAAGCATAACTTTAAGAAATGAATCCTAGAAATTTGAAAATTTTTTAGAGTAAACTTAGTTATTTTATTTTGCTAATGCGTCTAAAGATGGTTGTAAGAAGATTCTAAATATCTCTGCTACTGTATAAAATCATAACAGATACAAAGACTAAATATATCATAATTTTAATTAAAAACTGGAGGGAAAATATATGGGAAATAAAATGGTAGAATTTTTAGCGGAAATTACTGAAAGATCATTGCAAATTACTTCAGATATATTAGTTTTGCAATTTACTATTGTTAATTCGTGCATTATAAGCAGTAGTGATAGTAAGTGGGTGATTGTAGACACTGGACTTGAGAATTCAGCTGAGTATATTATTAAATGTGCAGAAAATAAATTTGGAAAAGGAAGCTCGCCAGAAGCTATAATTCTTACTCATGGACATTTTGATCATGTTGGTTCTGTTATTAAATTGGCGGAGTATTACGATGTTCCAGTATATATTCATGAGCTTGAAATTCCGTATATAACTGGGAAAAAGGATTATCCATTAGCAGATCCTACTGTAGATGAAGGATTGGTGGCAAAAATATCAAGGACTTTTCCTCATACAAGTATTGATTTAGGAAAATATGCAGTTCCGCTTCCTAAGGATTATAGTGTACCTGGATTGGATGGATGGACATATATTCATACACCAGGACATTCAGAAGGGCATATTTCATTATTCAATGAGAAAAATAGAGTCCTTATTGTTGGCGATGCTTTTGCAACAGTGAAACAAGAATCTATAATGTCTGTCTTAACTCAAAGAGAACACATAGATGGTCCGCCTAAATATCTAACTACAGACTGGAAGAAAGCAGAAGAATCTGTAAAATTACTTTGGGAGTTAAAACCCAATTTGGCGATTCCAAGTCATGGAAAACCTATGGAAGGGAGCGAACTTAGGGAGCATCTAAAATATCTCATAGATAATTTTTATGAAATTGCAAAGCCTGAGCAAGGAAAATTTGTTTAATTTGATTATTTATACAGTATTGGAAGTATCATTTATATACTAATTAATATTACATATAAAAAATATAATATATTTTTATAAGGTGGGAACAATATAATTACACCCAAATAAAATTAATTTTTTAATTTAAGGAGGTAATTATTTATGGTACATGATAAAGAACATTCAGCAAAAGAGGGTTCTAATAACAGAAGTATAGGTGGATGGATTGTAAGATTGGTTTTAACAGTTGTAGTTTTAGGTATAACATCTTTCTTAACACCTGGCTTTACTATTACAGGAATGTGGTCATTTTTAATAGCAGCGGTGGTAATAAGTGTAATAGATTATCTAGTAGAAGCGTTTATGGGTGTCGATGCATCACCTTTCGGAAGAGGTCTAAAAGGATTTTTCATAGCAGCAATAATATTATATGTGGCTCAATTTTTTGTTCCAACTATGGCAGTATCTATCCTTGGAGCAATTATAGCTGCTTTGGTTATCGGTATATTAGATGCAGTATTACCTGGTAAAGTAATGTAAGTACTTAATAAATAATAATATTTTCACAATATTAGGGATGATTATTTTATAATCATCCCTATAATTTTATATCTTGTTTTTTATAAAACATAAATATATAATTTTATATTATTTAGTGTTGAAAAAGGAGAATTTTATGGATATAAATCATATACATCATATTGCGATAATTGCATCTAATTATGAAGTGTCAAAAAACTTTTATGTAAATATATTAGGATTTAAAATAATACGAGAGAATTATAGGAAAGATAGAGATTCATATAAGCTAGATTTAAAGATAGGAAATAGTGAAATTGAACTTTTTTCTATGCCAAGTGCGCCTAAGAGACCATCATATCCAGAAGCATGTGGCCTGAGGCATTTAGCTTTCCATGTAAAAGATATCGAGGAAGTAATAAGGGAGTTAAATGAAAAAGGAATTGAAACAGAGCCAATTAGAATAGATGAATATACAAATAGAAAATTTACTTTTTTTAGTGATCCAGATGGTCTGCCATTAGAATTGCATGAATAAGCACACGCGAAAATAAAAATTATTAAGGAGGGTATTTGTAATGAAGTATGACTTTGAAACACTAGTATCTCGAAATAATGTAGGTGCAAGTAAGTGGAATTTGATGAGAAAAATTAATAATGATGTTAGTGAATCTATAGTACCTTTTTCTGTTGCAGATATGGAATTTAAAAATCCACCAGAAATTATTGATGGACTTAAAGAGTATATAGATTCCAGTATTATGGGATACACAGAAGCTACTGATAAGTATTATAAAGCAGTATGTAATTGGATGGAAAGAAGACATAGATGGAATATAGATAAAGAATGGATTACTGAGTTCTCAGGTGTTGTGCCAGCACTATATACAATTGTTAGAGCGCTTACTAAAGAGGAAGATAATGTTTTAGTGATGACTCCAGTATATTATCCGTTTTATAAAGCAATTACAGATAATAATAGAAAGATAATAAAAAGTGAATTAATACTTAATGAAGATCATTATGAAATAAATTTTGAAGATTTCGAAGAGAAGGCCAAATTAGAGGATACCAAACTACTAATTTTATGTAATCCACATAATCCAGTCGGACGTGTTTGGAGTGAAGATGAGTTAAAAAATATTGGTAGAATATGCAGTGAGAATAATGTTATTGTAGTATCCGATGAAATTCATTTTGATCTAATAATGCCTGGGTTTAAACATACAGTTTTTGCAAATATATCTGAGGAGTTTGCGAATAATTCAGTTATTTGTACAGCACCAAGCAAGACTTTTAACTTAGCAGGTCTTCAAGTTTCTAACATTATTATTAAAAATAAAAAAATAAGAGATAAAGTCAGGTTTGAACGTAGAAAGTCTATAGGAAATTTAGGCCTTAATATTTTTGGATATAAAGCATGTGAAATTGCTTATAATGAATGCGAGCAATGGCTTGAGGAACTTATACAGATTATAAATAAGAATAGAAAAGTCGTTAAAGACTTTTTTAAAAGTAATATTCCTGAGGTTAATATAATAAACCTAGAAGGAACTTATTTGCAATGGCTAGATTTTAGAACATTGGAGAAGGATCATAAAGCATTGGAAAAATTTATGACAACAGAAGCAATGTTTTTCCTAGATGAAGGTTATGTTTTTGGCGATGAGGGGAAAGGGTTTGAGAGAATAAACTTAGCATGTCCAACAAGGGTACTTGAAGAGGCATTAGATAGATTATTAGAAGCTGTAGAGAGATGCTACAGATAGACATGCTAAATATCATTCTAAATAGTTATTTTATTCAAATCCAATAAAAATGAAACTATATTTATATGAACAATTATTTATAGAAATATAGTTTTAAAGTAATATATGATTAAATTTATCTATGTATATAGGAAAATATGTTTCTATATACATAGGAACATATATAAATATTTATAGGAATAATGCGGGTTAAAGAGGGTAAAACTTATAATGTTCTTAAAAAAGTATTATAAGGCAGACTATCATAGAAAAAGTACTGGAAAACTATTATTGACAAAAATTATACTATAAGATATCATAAGTGAGAGTTCAAATTTCATGATTAACAGTTTAAAGTTAATCATTAAGTTTATGTGAGTTAAAGTAATAATATAATATATAAAAGCAATGAAAAAGAGGAGTAAAAATTTTTAAGCATTAAAAGGAAACTCATGAAAAATTGAGGAGTACAGTTCTTTTGGCTAAATTCGTAGGATAAGAAAGCTCACTCAGACGAGTTGAGGAGTACAATTCTTTGAACTAAATTATAGACTTAGAAGAACTAGGAAGAGAGAGGGAGGCGCTGAAAACCCTTATGCAAGAAATTTTGAAGGTAGCTTTTGAGCTTCTTTAGTGAAATAATAGTAGCTAAAGACGGTTTATCTGAATCGTTATTTAAATTAAGAGTCCATTAATGCAGTAATTCTGTATATGTGGAAATAAAGGTGGTACCGCGAGCTTTCGTCCTTTTGTGATGAGGGCTCTTTTTGCGTTGAGAATCAAAATTTTATATTTTGTTCTTGGAACTTTCATTGTAGATATTTTATATTCGTTTATTCGAAAGTCCAAAGTGAATGAATGGGAGTCAGCTTTGATTTATTAAGACACAGCAATTGCAGTGCATATTCTAAAGAATATATATTCTTAGGAATAAATATTCTTTACAATATTTATTGTTTAGAATATAAAAAGTTAACAAGTTAATTGTTAGTTTAACTAAGTTTGGAGGAATTAAAATGTCAGAAGAAATAAAAAATATATCAACTACATATGATCCAAAAGAATTTGAAGATAGGATCTATAAAAATTGGGAGGAGAAGGGATACTTTACTCCAGTAATCGATAAGAATAAAAAACCATATACAATAATCATGCCGCCACCAAATATAACTGGGCAGCTTCACTTAGGGCATGCATTTGACGATACTCTTCAAGATATGCTTATCAGATTTAAGAGAATGCAAGGATATTGTACATTATGGTTACCTGGAGAAGACCATGCGTCAATTGCGACAGAAGTTAAAGTTGCAAATCAGTTAGCAGAACAAGGTTATGATAAGAAAGAAATGGGAAGAGAAGCATTCCTTGAAAAAGTTTGGGAATGGAGTGACAAGTATAGAGCTACAATAAGAAACCAAGTTAAAAAGCTTGGAGTATCTGCAGACTTTACAAGAGAAGCATTTACAATGGATGAAAATCTTAGTGCAGCTGTAAAACATGTATTTGTTAAGCTTTATAATGAAGGTTTAATTTATCAAGGAAATAGAATTACTAACTGGTGTACTCACTGCCAAACAGCTTTATCAGATGCAGAAATTGAATATGAAGAACAAGCAGGTCATTTCTGGCACATTAACTATCCATTAGCTGATGGATCAGGAGTTCTTGAAATTGCAACAACAAGACCTGAAACTTTACTTGGAGATAGCGGTGTTGCTGTTAATCCTAATGATGAAAGATATAAGAATTTAATCGGAAAAACTGTAATATTACCACTTGTAAACAGAGAAATTCCTATAGTTGGAGACGATTATGTTGACTTAGAATTTGGAACTGGTGCAGTTAAGATGACTCCAGCCCATGATCCTAACGACTTTGAAGTTGGTAAAAGACATAACTTAGAAATCATAAGAGTAATGGATGATAAGGGAATTATCAACGAAAAAGGTGGTAAATATAAAGGTCTAGATAGATATGAAGCAAGAAAAGCCATAGTTAAGGATTTAGAAGAAGCAGGTCTTTTAGTTAAGGTAAAGGATCACGCTCATAATGTTGGAACTCATGATAGATGCGGAACTACAGTAGAACCTATAATCTCAAAACAATGGTATGTTAAAATGGAAAGTCTTGCAAAGCCAGCGGTAGAAGTAGTTAAGAATGGCAAAACTAAATTTGTTCCTGAAAGATTTGATAAGATATACTTCAACTGGATGGAAAATATCCAAGACTGGTGTATTTCAAGACAATTATGGTGGGGACATAGAATTCCAGTATACTATTGTCAAGATTGCGGAGAAATGATGGTACTTGAAGATGCACCAAAATCATGTACTAAATGTGGAAGCTCTAATATTAAGCAAGATAATGATGTACTTGATACATGGTTCTCTTCAGCATTATGGCCATTCTCAACACTTGGCTGGCCAAACAAAACAGAAGACTTAGAATACTTCTATCCAACAAGTACATTAGTTACAGGACATGATATTATCTTCTTCTGGGTTGCAAGAATGATATTCTCAGGACTTCACTGCATGGGAGAAACTCCATTTAATACAGTGCTTATTCATGGTTTAATTAGAGATTCTCAAGGTAGAAAGATGAGTAAATCATTAGGAAATGGTGTTGATCCGCTAGAAGTAATTGAAACTTATGGTGCTGATG from the Clostridium beijerinckii genome contains:
- a CDS encoding phage holin family protein — encoded protein: MVHDKEHSAKEGSNNRSIGGWIVRLVLTVVVLGITSFLTPGFTITGMWSFLIAAVVISVIDYLVEAFMGVDASPFGRGLKGFFIAAIILYVAQFFVPTMAVSILGAIIAALVIGILDAVLPGKVM
- a CDS encoding DUF47 domain-containing protein, translating into MFNLNPKEDKFYKMFIEAAQNVEEGAKVLRESLNSLSNIELNVSKIEELEHNGDRLVNVMVKELNDSFITPFDREDIYLLIKRLDDILDLINSTIHRFVMFNVTKSTEPAKYLADMIIKCTKLISELMDELHLIGGKNSINQKILTINQIESEVDRLFRNTVGDLFRNEKDPIEIIKWKEIYQILENTIDKCEKIANIVEGVVIKNV
- a CDS encoding metallophosphoesterase, translated to MIKNLLTLSGFALISTLIYLDNKIIKLSKYEIKSNKIPKEFNKFKIVHLSDFHNYNFIGKDNSQVIKKIHAEAPNIIVMTGDMVNKYDKDFSIFFKLAETLSKSYKIYYIIGNHEQRLKKHDLDFIIKRLSEFNITILNDEKITIEEKGSCLNIYGINIPLSFYKTRNRPSNIEEVIGKVLKRCDSEEYNILLAHNPLYFKAYTKFDIDLVLSGHVHGGMIRLPFIGGILSPERKFFPKYKSGIYAIDMKKLIVSRGMGHSKPGIRLFNMPEILSITLRNES
- a CDS encoding inorganic phosphate transporter, translated to MFSTMTITVLIVITVLIFDFINGFHDTATAVATSITTRALKPQTAIVICAIFNFIGAFAGTAVAKTVGENIVSHNSMPQWVILGVLISAIIWNIITWYFGIPSSSSHALIGALVGGGIAYNLRFDVVNWYNLFHDVVIWIFIAPIIGFTVGYILMILLNWILKPFKPGIINKIFLKLQVVAGSLMALNHGSNDAQKSMGLITMALLSGGLISTFEVPTWVIACCAIAMALGTASGGKKIIKTMGSGMAKLTPVNGFAAQTGGAAVIFLATLFHAPVSTTHIISTTVMGVGASKRIKSVKWGVAQNIVWAWILTIPITAALSAFIIFIAKLFM
- a CDS encoding MalY/PatB family protein — encoded protein: MKYDFETLVSRNNVGASKWNLMRKINNDVSESIVPFSVADMEFKNPPEIIDGLKEYIDSSIMGYTEATDKYYKAVCNWMERRHRWNIDKEWITEFSGVVPALYTIVRALTKEEDNVLVMTPVYYPFYKAITDNNRKIIKSELILNEDHYEINFEDFEEKAKLEDTKLLILCNPHNPVGRVWSEDELKNIGRICSENNVIVVSDEIHFDLIMPGFKHTVFANISEEFANNSVICTAPSKTFNLAGLQVSNIIIKNKKIRDKVRFERRKSIGNLGLNIFGYKACEIAYNECEQWLEELIQIINKNRKVVKDFFKSNIPEVNIINLEGTYLQWLDFRTLEKDHKALEKFMTTEAMFFLDEGYVFGDEGKGFERINLACPTRVLEEALDRLLEAVERCYR
- a CDS encoding Mbeg1-like protein, producing MSSLTYEELILLDNLIYLKWDIKENEKLINLVDNLLKSDNFDYLMNAIGDCIIRMDTKEWIMILNQIKVKPNLKNLRIKNVNSYNNGMEYACFLSEEGNATVIFRGTATTKEWNDNGKGAYEYDTLEQIEALKYINSLEYSDITVTGHSKGGNKAQYVSIFSPKVSKCVSINGQGFSKEFISRYEEEISKNKEKIISINAKYDYVNCLFNSISEKNIYIKTDIQINPFDYHKASVLLDENGNLRDETNEAEFSKIINYFSSSIISNLPDNLRYLVIDGIVNVIELILCRTDGKDNLFKSLGEYLIMFCHDDCSNYKEFFSIGYAVSEILILPLFFWKDFVIIEESNSKELLNNVVVRMKLLESMAVKKLQIIDKSQIELIQSMSSSVDELIYRIENEI
- a CDS encoding valine--tRNA ligase, translated to MSEEIKNISTTYDPKEFEDRIYKNWEEKGYFTPVIDKNKKPYTIIMPPPNITGQLHLGHAFDDTLQDMLIRFKRMQGYCTLWLPGEDHASIATEVKVANQLAEQGYDKKEMGREAFLEKVWEWSDKYRATIRNQVKKLGVSADFTREAFTMDENLSAAVKHVFVKLYNEGLIYQGNRITNWCTHCQTALSDAEIEYEEQAGHFWHINYPLADGSGVLEIATTRPETLLGDSGVAVNPNDERYKNLIGKTVILPLVNREIPIVGDDYVDLEFGTGAVKMTPAHDPNDFEVGKRHNLEIIRVMDDKGIINEKGGKYKGLDRYEARKAIVKDLEEAGLLVKVKDHAHNVGTHDRCGTTVEPIISKQWYVKMESLAKPAVEVVKNGKTKFVPERFDKIYFNWMENIQDWCISRQLWWGHRIPVYYCQDCGEMMVLEDAPKSCTKCGSSNIKQDNDVLDTWFSSALWPFSTLGWPNKTEDLEYFYPTSTLVTGHDIIFFWVARMIFSGLHCMGETPFNTVLIHGLIRDSQGRKMSKSLGNGVDPLEVIETYGADALRFMIATGNAPGNDMRYYPERVESSRNFANKIWNASRFVMMNLDKEVMNRYKDCKEYSLADKWILSEMNTLIKEVTENMEKYELGIAMQKVYDFMWTEFCDWYIELVKPVFYGDDEKAKGIVYNVLNTVLITGLKLLHPAMPFITEEIFTHLSDEETITTSAWPEFDEALVNKEAEDDMAFVIEAIKGLRNVRAEMNVPPSRKAKVICYIAEDAKKAFNSGVAYIEKLASASEVEFISDKANVPANAVSLVVKGGELFMPLLDLVDKDKELDRLNKEAKKLEGEIDRIDKKLGNQGFVAKAPAAVVDAEKEKRVKYVEMLEAVKVRIEALK
- a CDS encoding VOC family protein, which encodes MDINHIHHIAIIASNYEVSKNFYVNILGFKIIRENYRKDRDSYKLDLKIGNSEIELFSMPSAPKRPSYPEACGLRHLAFHVKDIEEVIRELNEKGIETEPIRIDEYTNRKFTFFSDPDGLPLELHE
- a CDS encoding MBL fold metallo-hydrolase, coding for MGNKMVEFLAEITERSLQITSDILVLQFTIVNSCIISSSDSKWVIVDTGLENSAEYIIKCAENKFGKGSSPEAIILTHGHFDHVGSVIKLAEYYDVPVYIHELEIPYITGKKDYPLADPTVDEGLVAKISRTFPHTSIDLGKYAVPLPKDYSVPGLDGWTYIHTPGHSEGHISLFNEKNRVLIVGDAFATVKQESIMSVLTQREHIDGPPKYLTTDWKKAEESVKLLWELKPNLAIPSHGKPMEGSELREHLKYLIDNFYEIAKPEQGKFV